tgaCATTTAAATGGTGGAATGATTTGTGGTTAAGTGAAGGTAAGTTGatgttagaaaaatattgttaaacattgtaattttttttaatatcaaaataaattaataaaaaaaaaaattaaataaataaataaataaatttatttattaggATTTGCAACATTTATGgaatattattgtatatcaaatttataCCCAAGTTGGAAAGCAATGGAAGCATTCTATGTAgataattatatatcaaGTATGAATATGGATGGAATGCTTAGTAGTCATCCAATTTCAACAAAAGTAGATAATCCATCAGATATATCAAGTATTTTTGATGCAATAAGTTATAGTAAAGGTGCAGCTGTTATACAAATGATTAAAGGAATAGCAGGAGATGGTGCATTTCAGAAAGCAATACGAGAATACCTAGatatatattcttataaaaatgCAGAAGGTCAAGATTTATGgaatattattcaaaaacATGTTGAAGTATCAAGTgatattacaataaatgaTTTAGCTGATGCATGGACATTAAAAATGGGATATCCAATTGTAAGAATGACATGGGGAAAATCAAAATcagaaattattattactaatcAAACacgatttatttttattaaagaagaTAGAAATCAtgaaaatgattataaatgGCCTATACCTATTCATTATATTACTGATACAATAAAAGATTCAAGATTAATATGgtttaaagaaaatgatgAAAATTTAAGATTAGATTTAGGTAAACATTCAAAATGGTTTTTAGCTAATACAGACTCAAAAGGGTATTTTCGTgtattatatgataataataattataaagcTCTTGTTAAACAGCTTAAAATTAAtcatagaaaaattaaaacaattgatagaagtattattattaatgatgCTTTTACTTTTGTTAAATCAGGTCATTTAGATATTGGTGAagcattaaatttaatagaatatttatcaaaaggTGTAGAAAAAGATAGATCACCATGGTATGTTACAAATCAACATTTACtatatatagataatatattaaaagattctCCAATATATGAAGATTATCAAGATTTTAAAAGACATCTTATATTAAATTCTTATGAAAATTTAGAATGGAATAAACCAATACACATTACAGATAAACTTTTTCAATCTGAAATTTTTGGTATAGCATGTAAATGTGAGATAAATCATTGTTTGAAACAggcaaaattattatttaaaaaatggtCAAGGAATAAAGATTTAGTTCCAATtgatttacaaaaaattgttatagaAGAAGGTGTTCGACAAGGTGGTAAACAAGAATGGGAATTGGTATTTAAAGAATATCAAATTGCAACAAATCCCTCacaaaaagatttatatttaacaGCATTAACACAAACAagagaaataaaattaataaatagatTGTTAAATTATTGCCTTAATCCATCTATAATTAGGCCAAATGTTATGAGTAAAATTATTGGtaatttaatgaataatCAGGTTGCCTCTGTACATGTATggagattttttaaaatgaatattaaaaaatttaaagaaatgtaagttaaaaatttttataacatattattataaatttatataggTCCCCATCAATATATAGATTAATTCGTAGTTTAGTTTCAAAATTTAGTACTAAATACGAGTATAATTCATTAGTAGCCTTATTTGAAGAAgataaacaattaaaattaactgTTAGAAATTATGAAGAAATATTGcattcaataaaattaaatattcaatggagagaattaaatgaaatacCAATAAGTAATTggataaaaaaatggaaatCCAGACAATATTtgagaaataaaaaagttaatgattattagtgaaaaaaaaaaactcaaATAGAATCtcgataattttttttataaaatttaaaacgatttataattttttacaagtaaatattataattactttatatgattgatttttaattaaataatttataagatTCTAGGcgaataaaattatttaattttgatataaaataattaaaaataataacatattaataaaaaaatatatataaaatatcatttattatttttctatttatatatagttactttaattataaaatattatttatttattaaatttagttgtaatttattttatagtgataaaaatatataaatttaaaataaaatatctaaagcacttatataaagtatttcttaaatatctaatatttattaaatttatgtttaaGAACTTCTTTATGGTaaattgaattttaaaatggttataaatatagttagcctatttataaatgataaactttatattatattgaatgaaacatatatattttataatagttttttttcaaataggTATTTGTAATGATTCTGAGAATCGTTTATTTGAAAATCTATTTTCATCTTACTCAAAACTTATTCGTCCTATTCAAAATACTAATAATACAAttgatattctttttaaaatgaaattaaatcAAATTATTGATGTTAATGAAAGggaacaaataataaaagtttttggATGGCTTTACCATCAATGGCATGATTATCGTTTAGAGTGGGTTCCATCTGATTATGGTGGTACAGAAATGTTACATATTCCTGGTGAATTAATTTGGTTACCAGatattatactttataataatgCTGGTGGAACTCCATGGGTTAGAACAATTACAAAAGtagatttatattataatggtACCATTATTTGGGAACCACCTTTCATATATGATTCAGTATGTCCAATTAACACAAAATGGTTTCCATATGATGAGCAAGTATGTGGATTTAAATTTGGAAGTTGGAGTTATAGTTCATTAGAAGTAGATATATTTCATCCTGAAAAGCAGAAAATGGTTTTAGGATATGAAGATGACAAAACTATATGGTATATTGAAAATGCTATTGATATTGATGAGTTTCAAGAAAGTATTGAATGGGATGTTGTTGAAATAAGAGGATTAAAACATAAAGTTAAGTACCCTTGTTGTGAAAAATATTGGATTGACAtaacatattatataaatattagaagaaaaaaacttttttacaCAATTAATCTTATGATTCCTTGTATTGTTCTAGCATCAGCGTCTTCATTTGTATTTTACATTCCTTGTGAAAGTAATCTTAAAATTCAATATTgtatttcaatttttgttgcattgacaattttttatttacttctTATTGAAATAATTCCACCAACAAGtacttttatttcattaataggaaaatatttattatttacaatgTTTATGGTTGCATATAGCATATTTTTTACTGTCATTGTtcaaaatatacattatagAAGAGAACAAATGCCATCATTTATAagacaaatatttattaatattttaggaAAAcgtatattaatttttagagATTCTGAAGAAATgaaatttcataaaaaagaaagatataataaaaaattgccTTCACTATCTGCTTTAAGAATGTTAGAaagacattttaaaaaaacatctAACATTAAAGCTAGATATGAAGAAGAAAAgaaaagtaaattattaattattaataaattatttgaaggAATAACAAAATCAGTCAATATTCAGGAAAAAgaaatttctaatattaatGCTGATTATGAAAAAGTGGATACATCACAATTTGATAAAAGATTAACAAAAGTTGGTTATAATATTCAATACATTGCTAAATGTCTTCAACGTCATAGAAAAATTGAAGAggtaaaattgtttttaaataaattttacaaatattttagattGGAGAAGATTGGAGATTTGTAGCAATGGTTGTGGATAGAATTCTTTTGgctattttttctataacaatattaattgGAACATTATTAGCATGTTTCTCAGCTCCTAGTCTTCGTGACTATAGAAAACCATTAAATAATCCATACTTATCAATGTATACAAAATATCaacaataacaaaataattatattataagaatAAATTGTAGTACtcattttatataagtttttttttacaataattttaataaattaaatttttgtattctTGGGGAatcatatataaatgaagatcaaattttttgagaaaaaaaaatttttattaactcaAAATTAGCAtgtatatagaaaaattctttcaataaaaattaattattaaaaaaaaaagtattccTGCCAACGATAATAAATAGGCTTTTCCACCatacaacttttttttatcactcCAATACAtgaattttcaaataaaaattcagtAACTTTAGAAAtgttattttcttttaaacaCTCCAATTCATCCCCCTCTTCGATGTCATtagaaaatgattttaattcattatcagcaacaatatatacaaaaatttttgaatttttttttaacttattacAGTACAAGGTATCGTATTGACTTacaatttctttataaagaTTTCTTTGttgtttatcatttaatggtCCACAATTTTCATCACAACATTTTCCTTCTTTTCCTATGTGTAATGAACAAAATGTTATtggtatttttataatttcatcaggtttataaatgttaggaccaattatcaaataaaattctttaacaatatcaatattttttgatctAAAAATTGATACCAGCATATTTTgaaacttaaaaataaatttataaaaaattaaaaataaaaattacttttatgtataattctaaaaattttggaTATTCTTTGTCATTGTAgttagataaaatatttgccACAGGTTCACTAACAAATCCTTTAccaaaaatataacattgtacaaatatatcaattatttGAGATATCCCATGAATACAAAAACATTCCCCGCcaaatttaatattcattCTAAGAGaagtaattaataaatatattaaccaTTACATATAGTGTTTTAAAACTAAAGGCCGcgtcttttttaattaaattattgtttctaagatcaaaaatgttgttgttagaaaaatattccaAGTTGTAGATTGTCTATCTACGtgcaaaattaaaaatataatttaatatatataaacattttctaACTTtctcttttattaattttattttcttagtAAAAATGTTATTCCTGAAAAGTCTGTTAAATTCCAAGTCTTTGGTTATCAATACTGTtaaggtattttttttaaaatcattatcattttttataaataattttagaattgTTCTAAACTGTATAAGTTAGGAAAACTTAATCATGTTGCTATAGCCGTTCCTGATTTAGAAAAAGCGGCTAAACTTTATCGGGATCTTGGAGCTAAAGTTTCAAAATCTGTACCTCAGGAAGAGCATGGTGTCTATACAGTATTTGTTGAACTGGgaaattcaaaaattgaaCTTCTTCATCCATATGGTGATAATTCTCCTATTGCTGGATTTTTAAGCAAGAATAAGACAGGAGGAATGCATCATGTTTGTATTGAAGTATCTGATATTAATGCTGCTGTTGAAAAGGTACGCTCAATGGGAATTAGAACTTTAGGTGATAAACCTAAAATTGGAGCACATGGAAAGCCTGTAATGTTTTTACATCCAAAAGATTGTAATGGAGTTTTAACAGAATTAGAACAAGAATAAAGGCAATTTTTGCGAATATTTGTTCATTGTCTCGAGCTACATTTctaattacaataaaaatagagatttaataaataatattcaattgtttttaatgtaacttttattaattttttagagACTATCTTTAATCTTCAACAACATATATGAGGAAGATTAAAGCTAAcctaaagtttttttttattgattttCAACATTTATACTTTCCTTAGAGAAAAAATTGTGccaattatgaaaaaaaaattaattttttataattttatttttacataaatttaaCTCCAAGAAGgcaaagaattttttttctaaaatatacattattttatataaattttatacataatttaaatttatttctaaaaaaaaacttatttttttgaattaaaaacaattttaaatatctata
This Strongyloides ratti genome assembly S_ratti_ED321, chromosome : 2 DNA region includes the following protein-coding sequences:
- a CDS encoding Glutamyl aminopeptidase, producing the protein MMEEQDKATSQLLFEVAEMNDRNENNKTKQLDSWNVQPMRNTEVCFKENRKRNRLKFCSFCIYFIYGILMFLFGIIVTIILLHFWNPSISSDLLKIISSPFSIDETYDKNNKFKSFNIIEDSYNDELTICCPKFEYKSLRLLESIEPLSYNIKVYPNLENLKLYGNVTIHINIKNKEDIIVIHADRLNMINYNIKINGEKVKALFKECTCQEQWLFEPSNQLKTGDIVELYIEYLGTIQTDMSGLYINEHRSKNNNIIKSIVTQFEPAMARRFMPCFDEPSFKAIFNLSIIREPNHLSRSNMPIYYSEEYEYNNELMVDYFLPTVKMSTYILALGVFNDFKKIRRISKNTIKPVEINLFASSQIINNQTDFGLTTSIMALEFFEKYFNIGYPLPKIDLVALDTFLESAMENFGMITFRDSSLLFNENNSTSRAKQHIASVISHEMAHQYFGNLVTFKWWNDLWLSEGFATFMEYYCISNLYPSWKAMEAFYVDNYISSMNMDGMLSSHPISTKVDNPSDISSIFDAISYSKGAAVIQMIKGIAGDGAFQKAIREYLDIYSYKNAEGQDLWNIIQKHVEVSSDITINDLADAWTLKMGYPIVRMTWGKSKSEIIITNQTRFIFIKEDRNHENDYKWPIPIHYITDTIKDSRLIWFKENDENLRLDLGKHSKWFLANTDSKGYFRVLYDNNNYKALVKQLKINHRKIKTIDRSIIINDAFTFVKSGHLDIGEALNLIEYLSKGVEKDRSPWYVTNQHLLYIDNILKDSPIYEDYQDFKRHLILNSYENLEWNKPIHITDKLFQSEIFGIACKCEINHCLKQAKLLFKKWSRNKDLVPIDLQKIVIEEGVRQGGKQEWELVFKEYQIATNPSQKDLYLTALTQTREIKLINRLLNYCLNPSIIRPNVMSKIIGNLMNNQVASVHVWRFFKMNIKKFKEMSPSIYRLIRSLVSKFSTKYEYNSLVALFEEDKQLKLTVRNYEEILHSIKLNIQWRELNEIPISICNDSENRLFENLFSSYSKLIRPIQNTNNTIDILFKMKLNQIIDVNEREQIIKVFGWLYHQWHDYRLEWVPSDYGGTEMLHIPGELIWLPDIILYNNAGGTPWVRTITKVDLYYNGTIIWEPPFIYDSVCPINTKWFPYDEQVCGFKFGSWSYSSLEVDIFHPEKQKMVLGYEDDKTIWYIENAIDIDEFQESIEWDVVEIRGLKHKVKYPCCEKYWIDITYYINIRRKKLFYTINLMIPCIVLASASSFVFYIPCESNLKIQYCISIFVALTIFYLLLIEIIPPTSTFISLIGKYLLFTMFMVAYSIFFTVIVQNIHYRREQMPSFIRQIFINILGKRILIFRDSEEMKFHKKERYNKKLPSLSALRMLERHFKKTSNIKARYEEEKKSKLLIINKLFEGITKSVNIQEKEISNINADYEKVDTSQFDKRLTKVGYNIQYIAKCLQRHRKIEEIGEDWRFVAMVVDRILLAIFSITILIGTLLACFSAPSLRDYRKPLNNPYLSMYTKYQQ
- a CDS encoding Methylmalonyl-CoA epimerase, mitochondrial; this encodes MLFLKSLLNSKSLVINTVKNCSKLYKLGKLNHVAIAVPDLEKAAKLYRDLGAKVSKSVPQEEHGVYTVFVELGNSKIELLHPYGDNSPIAGFLSKNKTGGMHHVCIEVSDINAAVEKVRSMGIRTLGDKPKIGAHGKPVMFLHPKDCNGVLTELEQE